ATAACTATAAGAGAATTTTCTTTTATCTTAGCAATAAAGTTGATGATTAAATGTGTATAAACTTTTTGACCTGAGCTTAAAGGAATAACTTCATCATTTACATCTAGAAAATATATCTCTTTATGAAATTCATTTTCATCTATTTTAATCCAAGAGTAAATATCTTCATAAATTACTTTTTCACCATTTAATTTTATAAGAGAAAGATTTTCTACTTTGTCAATACTTGAAGAAATATAATGAATTATCTGCTCAATTGCAGGAGTTTTTTTGCTGTATTTAGATCTTTTTTCATCTTTAATTACCAGCTCCAAAATTGATTTAAATGATAACTTATCATTATTTGTAAAGTCACTTGTAATTTTATTAAAAATTACTTTACATATATCTATTGCTTGAGAAATAATATTTTTATTAAAATGATGTATATTGTGAATCATATCTACAAAAGTATTTAATTCTTTTTGTTGTTCTACTTGTTCTAAACTATTAATAAATAATATCTTATCATACTGTTCTTTTGTATTTAATATATTTAAAACTTCAATTATTTCATAATTGTTAATTGATCTTATATCAATGCCATCATCTATATTTTTATATCTCCGAAATCCTAAATATTGATATTCAATAGATATATTGTCATAATTTTTATAGATATAAAAATCATCATAAGGATTATAGGAAAATACTATTAAGTTTGATAAAAATAAAGGTTCTTTTTGTAATATAATATTTGATTCTTGAGGATTAACTAAATATTTAACTATTTCTTCTAATGTTTTTGTTTTACCTACACCATTTTTTCCTATTAAAACATTAATTCTATTTGGTAACTTATCATGCCTAAAATCAAATAAATATTTATAATCTCTTTCTCCAAGTTTATAATTAAAGTCAAAAAAATAATTATCACTGTTAGCTAGTGCATTACTTACAATACTATTATAGCCTTCATTATAGAGCTTTTTATGATATTGATCTCTTAACAATGAAACTTCAAATATATCCTCAGTTGTAATATCTATTAAATTACTTACGCTATCAAATTCTTTTAAATATAAAATATCATTGATCGTCTTCAAAATATAATTAAATTCCGATGGATTTTCAAATATTTCTTTTAACTCTTCATAGTGATCTGATATTGAAATAAATTCGTGAGATTCGATAATTTCTTCAAAATTAAGCAATCCTTGTGCTGATTCTCCTAATATGGAATTAAGAACATCACTAGAAGACATATTAGAAGTTTGATTTTTAAATGCAAGTTTTAGTCTAAAATCATCGTGTATATCATTGTTTTTGATAATTTTTACATTGAATGTTGTAATATACCCATAATCATTCCAATTATCTGGCATTAGGATATAATAGTTAAATTCATCATTTTGAAGTCTATCAATTAATTCATAATGTGTAGTATAGATTACTTTGATATTCATTTTTTACACCAATCCTTCTTTTTATTTTTTCCATTTTAAACTGATGTAAGCATGTCAATTATTACATCACCAAACTTTTGTTTTGCAAATAAATTTAATTATAAAATTACAAATAGACAAATTTTAATCATAAATAATCTCACAAATAATAGGCATATGATCACTAGACTCAAGCCATTTATCTGTATTCCCAATGTTTAGAGTTGTATTTTGTGTAATAAAATATTTACTTAAAAATACATAATCAATATGATAGGGCTTTTCTATTTTTCTTTGTAGATAGAATGTAGGTTTAGTTTCACTTCCTTGTTTTTCATTTGAAATATAATGGTATAAACTCTTAATTCCTAGCTCTTCAAATTCATTTACAACATCACTATGATTCCACCATCTATCCCATTTATCCCAAATAACATTACTGTTAAAATCACCTGCAATGATTACTTTTTTATCCTTTAATTTTTCTTTGTGTAGTTGTAAGTATTTCCACATTTGACCTATGTATCCAAATACTTCTGAATTAGCTTTTTTAGTCCACACAGCTATTAGAATAATCTCATCATTAACTAAGCAAGGTAAAAAAGATTCTAGTTGTTCATTTTTGTAGTTAGAATTAATATCACTCCAGTCAAGTTTTTCTAGTTTAATATTTTCTTTACAAAATACTCCTAAACCTTTGTTTTTATTGTTTCCAATCCATAGATGATTTTTTGCCCAATCTTCATAATGTTTAGTAGATTGTAAAGGATTCTCACATTCTTGAATTATCAGAATATCATAGTCATCTTCATCAAACAAATGATTTTTATTTCTAAATGCACCATTACAGTTCCAAGTAATTAACTTCATAAACTAACCTATTGGAATATAGTTTTTAAAATAATTTCTTAGGTTTTCATCACAACAATAAACATAAGTACCTTTTATCCCTCTATACATTATAGTTTTATAAATGTTAAGGATATAGTCATGTAGCTGTTCTTCTGAAATACCAACTTTCCCATTTCTATCAAAGTAGTTTTCTTTTAATACTTCTATTCTTTGAGTCTCTTCATTGTAAGTAATATCTGTCCCAAAGATAATTCCTGAGTAGTTTAAGTCATAACCTTGAGTTGTATGAATACATCCCATTTCAGTCATTTGTTTTGCAGAGTTAATCCAATCTTGACTTGTTCTATTCCAATATAGATTAACTCCATCAATAGTTACATCTGGAATATCATTTTTATTGGATACCCATTTCCAAGAATAACCTGATATAGTTCTACAAAGTCCATGTTCTTTTTCTTTATTTTCTAATTCTTTAATCATTTGGGGCATTGAAGTAAATAATTTTAATTCATAGTTTGAGGATTGCCAAGGTTTTATGTTATCACAATTTGTAAGAAGTTTGTCTACAAATTCAATATAATCTTCACCACCTTGAACTCTCATTTGTGATTTTAGTTTAATTATTGAAGATGAACTTTTAATTTTTTCAAATTTAGCTTTTTCAATATCAGTAGGTCTTATAGATTGCTTTTCATCATAAAAGAATAATTGATTATTACTTGACAGCATAATCCAATCAAGTTCGTTACCTTCATTATCTAAACCAAAGTGTTTATTTGTTTTATCAAATTCTGCATATCCTGTAATATTTTTTCTTCTTTTTAATCTATGAGCTTCATCTACGATTAGTAAATCATAGTAATCATTTTTCACTTCATTAGGACCAATTACCATGTTCTTAGATAGTCCATGAATACTTTTAAATACATTTTGAAGTGTTTTTCTAAGAGATGTCATTGGAACTACTAAAGCAATTTTCAGTTCATCTTTTTCTTTCATTAATTTTGATTTTACATCTTGTGCTAGTTCAATTAAAGGAGTTACTTCAAAGTTATCTTCTAAATCATCTTCATCAATATTGTTAAGTAATAGTTTTACTAAATAAACTGCAAGAATAGTTTTTCCAGTTCCTGCACTTCCTTGTATAAAAGTTGATGTTTTTTCTTTTGAATCATTAAGAATAAATAAATATTCTCTAATAGCATTATATTGGTCTTCAGAAAGTGATTTATATGGTGAATATTTAAATAAATCAGAGTTTTGTATATCTAATAAATCATGTTTAACTAATTTCTCAAATTGTAAGTTCTTCCAAATGTCTTTAAATGTATTTTCATATTCAATCTTTTGATAATAATGATGATTTGAAATACCATCATTCCCATTTAAAAGTTTAAATTGGTTATCAGCTAACATATTTTGAATAAGGTTTGATTCAATATCTAAAACAGAAGATTTATTGAAATATGGACTAAATATTACTTTCACATTTTTTAATTGATTCTTATCTGAGTTTTTTAAATGTTGATTTAATCTATTTAAAATATTAGTTGTTTCACCAATATATGCTCTTTTAGTATTTTTACAATAAATAATATATACAGATGGAAATATATAATAAGTTGGTGCTTCTTGTTTTATTTGTTCAAAAGCAGTGTGGTCAAAAATAAAATCTTTAGTTAAATATTCAAATGACATTTATAGTTCCGTATACTTTTTAGCAGAACCTTTAACTTTATCTACTGGGTATTTTTCTTCATTCTTTTTCATTTTTTCTAATATTGCTTCTTCTAAATCAATATCTAATTTCATACAAATTCTAAGTAAATAGATCGCGATATCAGCTATTTCTTCTTTTGTGTGTTGTTTTTTTGAATCAGTAAGATTATAAGATTGTTCTTCGGTTAGCCATTGAAATATTTCAACAAGTTCTGAAGCTTCTACAGATAAAGCCATTGATAGATTTTTAGGAGAATGAAACTGCTCCCAATCTCTTTCTTGAGAAAAGTTTTTTAAAATATTTTTAATTTTATTTATATCCATTTTTTATAACACACTTTGTAATAGTTTTATAAAGTATATCCAAAAGTAATTAACATAAATATTATTTTAGTAAATATCCAATTCATAAAAATATTTACTTTTTATACAGAAATACATTTCTGTAATTGAAATTTATTTATTAACAATTTAATCAAGTTTTTTGATTTTAAAACCTGCACTTGCTAAGTAGTTTGGAATATATAAAATAGAATAAATATCATATAAAACTGTTATTTGCAAATGTTTTTCTTTAAATTCATTTAATAGTTTTAAGCAATCATGGACTTTAATATTTTTATTTTTTATCTCATCATATTCCCAACCATTTAAATAATGATAAGAGTTCCATCTTTCATGTTCTATTTCTATAAGTTTTTCAAATAATGTTTTAAATTCTGTTGGCATATAAATAACTTCATAATTCTTATTATCCCAAAATTTAGGTAGCTCTTGTGATGCTACTTTTAATCTATTTATTGAAATATTAGATTCCTTTAATACTGGTTCAATTATTGAATAAAATTCCTTTTTGTTAAGTTCTAGCAGTTTTACTTTTGACAACTCTTTTTCATCAATTTTTTCTTTTTTTAATCCTAATATTTGAAGTTTTGTATTTAAGTGTTTTGCTTGGGCTATATTGGATAGTTTATCACTAAATTTTGTATTATTAAACCACTTCTTATCTAATTCACTTTTATCTAAAAGCAATTTATTTTCATCAAAGATGTCTCCATATCCATGGTGAATCATTTTAGCAATAATATAGTCCTCCTCATCAAGGAGTTTTTCTTTTGAAAAAATATCATTAAAATTACCAAAAGTAAAAAATCTTTCAAATGTATTTTTATTTTCATTTATCAAATGACTTAATTGATATTCTGAAAATATTCCAAAATGAATTTTTGTTTTTGAACTAGTGAACTTTGTATATATTCTATTTTTTAGCTCCATTGCTAAATTTACATTGTTTTCTTCATCATCATAACAAATATAAATATTCAATAAATCTTTGTCCGTAAAAATATTTTCTTTATAAAAGTTAGGGCTTTTCCAATTGCTTTCAATTATCTCAAATTCTACAGTTGGAAATTTTTTTTGATCATAGTATGTTTCTAGTTTTATATTCTCAAAAAACTCTTTTGAATTTTGATCAATTAGAGTAATCACATGTTTGTTTTTATTTGGAAAGTTTGATAAAAGTAAGATATCTTTTATAATTGAGAGTGCTAAATTACCATTACCTAAAACTACACTTTTGAAAGAATCATTAGTCGATAAATACTCTGATTGCATTAAATTGTTATTCTCAAATAAATCTTTTGAACATTCATCATAAAAAGAAAAAGTTTTTATATCTATTTGAATCTTATCATCTTGAACTGGAAGTATAAATTCTTGATGAAATATTTCTCTCAACTCATTATTTGAAATATGTACAATTAACCTTGTAGGAGTATTTATTTGTTCATCTTTTATTTTATTAATTATTTTGATTGCCAACTCTATGTTAATTCTATCATTACCTAAAGCAATTAAAGCATAATCCATTGTTTCATAATTTAAAAGTTCAAGTTGTGTTGAACTTAATGCATCTCCAACAATAACACCAAAGCCTTGTTGTCTATATTCATCTATATAACTATTTGTTGAATCAGAATCTATAATAACTGTCATTAAATCACTATTTTTACTTTCTTTACTATCTTTTGTTTTATCATCATTTAAAATACTATTTAAAAAGGCTCTATTTATTTCACCAAGACCGAAAACAGCGATATGATTTTTTGCAATAATTCTTTTTGCAATAAATCTATTAATAAATTCTTGAAAAAAAGCAAATAATGCAGCAGAAAAAAGTGTAATACAAATAAATATTGTAGATAGTAATAAAAAAATATTTGTTTCATCATAACTATCTGGAGTATTTAAAGCAAATAAAGCAAATGTATTAGTCATACTTTCTAAGAGATGTTTCCCTTCATATAAAAATCCTATTACACCAAATATAAACCCAAGAAAGGCCGATACTCCTCCAAGAAGAATTTTATACTTATTCAAAAAATAGAATATACTTTTTGATTCTTCGTAATTTATTTTAAATTCTTCTAAATATTCTTTTATTTTTTTAATCATTTTTAGTTTCTTTCTTTTTATTTTAACTCTTGAATCTTTTGATAAACTATCTTTTCATCACCTAAATCGATAAAACCTAATTCGTTTAATTCTTTTTTGGATAGTCTTCTAAATAAAAAGTATTTTTCAATATCAAAAGTATTATAATTTAAATCTTCCTCTACACTTTCTTCTAACATCTCAATATACTCACGAACTTCCAGATAATTATCAAACAAAGAATCATCATATCTTTCATAATTAGAATCAATAACTACATATTTTTCAACAATAACTTCTTTATAAAAATGCTCATCTTTTGAAAAGTTTGATTTATGCATATAAGATAAAACTGAAGTTTCATCTTCAAACTCATTTATGTAAGATGCATTATAAATATCAATATTTTGAATATCATGTTTAGAAATTAAATCAATAGTATCCCATGATTTTAATTTTATATTTTCTAAAAGATCATCTTTTAGTATATGTATTAGTTTAAGCCTATTATCTTGTATCTTTTTTTCTATAAATTTATCTATGATTAGATTTTCAACTTCATTAAAAATTTTTTTATGATATCGTTTATTTGTTTTAGTATTTAAGACAACTATTTCTCTTTCTTTTTCGTAGTGACTTACATCATAAATATAGTATTCATCATCTTTTAAATCATCAAGTTCTAAAATCTTTTGTTGATACTCTTTTTCTACTTTTATTGATTCTTCTTTATTTATAAAATTAGGAATTGCTCTATAAACATTTTTATCATACTCTTTTGTGTATTCAAAAGTTTCAAAATCACCTGTATCAGGAAAAAAAGTATTGCTATCAGTTGAGTATAAAGAACTTCTAAAAGCATACTTTTGGGCAATATTTATGGATATTTGTTGCCAATCTTCTGTTGAACCAAATTTACTGATAAGTTGAAGTTCACTTTGTACTGCCATTACTACATCTACTTTTGAGCTTCTTAAAACATCAAGGGGTATCTCTTTGTTGATAAGTCTTTGTGCTTCATCTATAAATATTGAAGTTGGGTGTCTATTCTCTTCACTTTTAATATTTAAATCAATTAGTTGTTCAAATACTTGTTCTAAAAGTATTTCTAAAATAGAATCAGGGATTACTCTAACATTTATTATAACAATCTTATTGTTTTGAAGTTCATTTACAATATTTACTGCATCATCTGAAGAAGAGATATATTTAGCTGAAGAACTAACCATAAATCCAAAAGCTTCATTCAAAGTAGTGATTACAGAAGGTAATGATGCATCAAATTTACTTCTATCCTCTCTATCTTTTTTTTCTACATAATAAGGTCTTAGTTTTAAAAAAAGTTTTTTTAAAGAATCTAAATTTAGTATCAAATTTTTATAAAGATTTTTA
This genomic interval from Arcobacter arenosus contains the following:
- a CDS encoding AAA family ATPase; protein product: MNIKVIYTTHYELIDRLQNDEFNYYILMPDNWNDYGYITTFNVKIIKNNDIHDDFRLKLAFKNQTSNMSSSDVLNSILGESAQGLLNFEEIIESHEFISISDHYEELKEIFENPSEFNYILKTINDILYLKEFDSVSNLIDITTEDIFEVSLLRDQYHKKLYNEGYNSIVSNALANSDNYFFDFNYKLGERDYKYLFDFRHDKLPNRINVLIGKNGVGKTKTLEEIVKYLVNPQESNIILQKEPLFLSNLIVFSYNPYDDFYIYKNYDNISIEYQYLGFRRYKNIDDGIDIRSINNYEIIEVLNILNTKEQYDKILFINSLEQVEQQKELNTFVDMIHNIHHFNKNIISQAIDICKVIFNKITSDFTNNDKLSFKSILELVIKDEKRSKYSKKTPAIEQIIHYISSSIDKVENLSLIKLNGEKVIYEDIYSWIKIDENEFHKEIYFLDVNDEVIPLSSGQKVYTHLIINFIAKIKENSLIVIDEPENTLHPNFEIGFINILNKILEEYNSFAIIATHSTIVAREVPSQFINIIVEKDDVIEVQKPVMKTFGASTTDITNYIFDDIFSSNKYYSDWLKDTIGKEYLGYFKDFEDFKNDYSEFLSYELLLEAKKIFKNV
- a CDS encoding endonuclease/exonuclease/phosphatase family protein: MKLITWNCNGAFRNKNHLFDEDDYDILIIQECENPLQSTKHYEDWAKNHLWIGNNKNKGLGVFCKENIKLEKLDWSDINSNYKNEQLESFLPCLVNDEIILIAVWTKKANSEVFGYIGQMWKYLQLHKEKLKDKKVIIAGDFNSNVIWDKWDRWWNHSDVVNEFEELGIKSLYHYISNEKQGSETKPTFYLQRKIEKPYHIDYVFLSKYFITQNTTLNIGNTDKWLESSDHMPIICEIIYD
- a CDS encoding DUF2075 domain-containing protein, whose product is MSFEYLTKDFIFDHTAFEQIKQEAPTYYIFPSVYIIYCKNTKRAYIGETTNILNRLNQHLKNSDKNQLKNVKVIFSPYFNKSSVLDIESNLIQNMLADNQFKLLNGNDGISNHHYYQKIEYENTFKDIWKNLQFEKLVKHDLLDIQNSDLFKYSPYKSLSEDQYNAIREYLFILNDSKEKTSTFIQGSAGTGKTILAVYLVKLLLNNIDEDDLEDNFEVTPLIELAQDVKSKLMKEKDELKIALVVPMTSLRKTLQNVFKSIHGLSKNMVIGPNEVKNDYYDLLIVDEAHRLKRRKNITGYAEFDKTNKHFGLDNEGNELDWIMLSSNNQLFFYDEKQSIRPTDIEKAKFEKIKSSSSIIKLKSQMRVQGGEDYIEFVDKLLTNCDNIKPWQSSNYELKLFTSMPQMIKELENKEKEHGLCRTISGYSWKWVSNKNDIPDVTIDGVNLYWNRTSQDWINSAKQMTEMGCIHTTQGYDLNYSGIIFGTDITYNEETQRIEVLKENYFDRNGKVGISEEQLHDYILNIYKTIMYRGIKGTYVYCCDENLRNYFKNYIPIG
- a CDS encoding nucleotide pyrophosphohydrolase; translation: MDINKIKNILKNFSQERDWEQFHSPKNLSMALSVEASELVEIFQWLTEEQSYNLTDSKKQHTKEEIADIAIYLLRICMKLDIDLEEAILEKMKKNEEKYPVDKVKGSAKKYTEL
- a CDS encoding NAD-binding protein, whose translation is MIKKIKEYLEEFKINYEESKSIFYFLNKYKILLGGVSAFLGFIFGVIGFLYEGKHLLESMTNTFALFALNTPDSYDETNIFLLLSTIFICITLFSAALFAFFQEFINRFIAKRIIAKNHIAVFGLGEINRAFLNSILNDDKTKDSKESKNSDLMTVIIDSDSTNSYIDEYRQQGFGVIVGDALSSTQLELLNYETMDYALIALGNDRINIELAIKIINKIKDEQINTPTRLIVHISNNELREIFHQEFILPVQDDKIQIDIKTFSFYDECSKDLFENNNLMQSEYLSTNDSFKSVVLGNGNLALSIIKDILLLSNFPNKNKHVITLIDQNSKEFFENIKLETYYDQKKFPTVEFEIIESNWKSPNFYKENIFTDKDLLNIYICYDDEENNVNLAMELKNRIYTKFTSSKTKIHFGIFSEYQLSHLINENKNTFERFFTFGNFNDIFSKEKLLDEEDYIIAKMIHHGYGDIFDENKLLLDKSELDKKWFNNTKFSDKLSNIAQAKHLNTKLQILGLKKEKIDEKELSKVKLLELNKKEFYSIIEPVLKESNISINRLKVASQELPKFWDNKNYEVIYMPTEFKTLFEKLIEIEHERWNSYHYLNGWEYDEIKNKNIKVHDCLKLLNEFKEKHLQITVLYDIYSILYIPNYLASAGFKIKKLD
- a CDS encoding type IV secretory system conjugative DNA transfer family protein encodes the protein MKLGLIKNNDIKKEIPFLDIKFTHSLCIGQTGSGKTTGFIYPNLLKRMESNHGILLFDIKGSEHLAVKTIAKKANRLEDIIEIGKPWGKNVNILSEMNETKMTQLLKAILNVGKNGAGSNAYFYNAALSLGLTLYSTLRTCEILIKEFKEVEIDISFLDNQKFSLLDIYKASIDIDTLYEFLDKLNDFIEKVEKTIDSRDDLYFNGNKNLYKNLILNLDSLKKLFLKLRPYYVEKKDREDRSKFDASLPSVITTLNEAFGFMVSSSAKYISSSDDAVNIVNELQNNKIVIINVRVIPDSILEILLEQVFEQLIDLNIKSEENRHPTSIFIDEAQRLINKEIPLDVLRSSKVDVVMAVQSELQLISKFGSTEDWQQISINIAQKYAFRSSLYSTDSNTFFPDTGDFETFEYTKEYDKNVYRAIPNFINKEESIKVEKEYQQKILELDDLKDDEYYIYDVSHYEKEREIVVLNTKTNKRYHKKIFNEVENLIIDKFIEKKIQDNRLKLIHILKDDLLENIKLKSWDTIDLISKHDIQNIDIYNASYINEFEDETSVLSYMHKSNFSKDEHFYKEVIVEKYVVIDSNYERYDDSLFDNYLEVREYIEMLEESVEEDLNYNTFDIEKYFLFRRLSKKELNELGFIDLGDEKIVYQKIQELK